A genomic region of Gemmata massiliana contains the following coding sequences:
- a CDS encoding WD40 repeat domain-containing protein produces the protein MPCCPRLMPVFVLPAVALVAFAAPVPKVAVVPISPTNAAQVRVLDEVDRRADRITRGPGKGELTVLDRTAGAEVLDENTLRPLRKPVKDAHPITLATSPDGKLVAWTERNKTTYTVFRTDTDKSFDIELKDDPDHAAFSPDSKLLAIGSTFWDPRAEGAGHTEVRLFDATGKLLRTLARSGAGSAKPVFSPDGKTLAVSNRNYEPRLFDVATGKLLHVLDKKMTQEVAFSPDGKVLATAHVDGTLALWDTATGKELRSAASGCKELYSVDWSPKGDVLVTSGRQGPIVLWEPGRLAKLKELDAPAWVIQARFVSDGTRFITSSALDLSAKSGRKFTIWGLPNNK, from the coding sequence GTGCCATGCTGCCCACGCCTGATGCCCGTGTTCGTGCTGCCGGCCGTCGCCCTGGTCGCGTTCGCAGCACCGGTCCCGAAAGTGGCCGTTGTTCCCATTTCCCCCACGAACGCGGCTCAGGTCCGCGTCCTCGACGAGGTCGACCGACGCGCGGACCGGATCACCCGCGGACCCGGTAAAGGTGAGTTGACCGTACTCGACCGGACCGCGGGCGCCGAGGTGCTCGACGAGAACACCCTGCGCCCGCTGCGGAAGCCGGTCAAGGACGCGCACCCGATCACTCTGGCAACCAGCCCGGACGGAAAACTCGTGGCCTGGACCGAGCGCAACAAGACCACTTACACCGTCTTCCGGACCGACACCGACAAGTCGTTCGACATCGAACTCAAAGACGACCCGGACCACGCCGCGTTCAGCCCGGACAGCAAGTTGCTGGCCATCGGGTCCACGTTTTGGGACCCCCGGGCCGAGGGCGCCGGCCACACCGAGGTGCGCCTGTTCGACGCGACGGGCAAACTGCTCCGCACGCTCGCGCGGTCCGGGGCCGGCAGCGCGAAGCCCGTGTTCAGCCCGGACGGGAAGACGCTCGCGGTCAGTAACCGCAACTACGAGCCGCGCCTGTTCGACGTCGCCACCGGCAAGTTGCTTCACGTGCTGGACAAGAAGATGACCCAGGAGGTCGCGTTCAGCCCGGACGGGAAGGTGCTGGCCACCGCCCACGTGGACGGCACGCTCGCGCTGTGGGACACGGCCACGGGCAAGGAACTGCGGTCGGCGGCGAGCGGGTGCAAGGAGCTGTACTCGGTGGACTGGAGCCCGAAGGGGGACGTCCTGGTTACTTCCGGGCGCCAGGGACCGATCGTCCTGTGGGAACCGGGTCGGCTGGCCAAACTGAAGGAACTCGACGCGCCGGCGTGGGTGATTCAGGCACGGTTCGTCTCGGACGGCACCCGGTTTATCACTTCCAGTGCCCTGGACCTGAGTGCCAAGTCCGGCCGCAAATTCACCATTTGGGGCCTCCCGAATAACAAGTAG
- the cysD gene encoding sulfate adenylyltransferase subunit CysD codes for MKTPGGRAISSSYNLSHLKVLEAESIHIIREVAAEFERPVMLYSIGKDSAVMLRLAQKAFHPGRLPFPLLHVDTTWKFRAMIEFRDRFCREQNLDLKVWINPEGQAQNINPFDHGSKKHTDVMKTAGLKQALNHYQFDAAFGGARRDEEKSRAKERVYSFRDRLHQWDPKNQRPELWNLYNCKVNKGESIRAFPLSNWTELDVWQYIHLENIPIVPLYFADVRPVVERDGTLIMVDDDRMRLRPGEVPMMKRVRFRTLGCYPLTGAIESTATTLPGIIEEMLLARNSERQGRMIDHDESGSMEQKKREGYF; via the coding sequence GTGAAGACTCCAGGAGGGCGGGCCATCAGCAGCAGTTACAACCTCTCCCACTTGAAAGTGCTGGAGGCGGAGAGCATCCACATCATCCGCGAGGTCGCCGCCGAGTTCGAGCGGCCCGTGATGCTCTACTCGATCGGTAAGGATTCCGCCGTCATGCTCCGGCTGGCGCAGAAGGCGTTCCACCCCGGGCGCCTGCCGTTCCCGCTCTTGCACGTCGACACGACCTGGAAGTTCCGGGCGATGATCGAGTTCCGCGACCGGTTCTGCCGCGAGCAGAACCTCGACCTGAAGGTCTGGATCAACCCCGAGGGGCAGGCCCAGAACATCAACCCGTTCGACCACGGCTCGAAGAAGCACACCGACGTCATGAAGACGGCGGGGCTGAAGCAGGCGCTGAACCACTACCAGTTCGACGCCGCGTTCGGCGGCGCCCGGCGCGACGAGGAGAAGAGCCGGGCCAAGGAGCGCGTGTACAGCTTCCGCGACCGCTTGCACCAGTGGGACCCGAAGAACCAGCGGCCCGAGCTGTGGAACCTGTACAACTGCAAGGTGAACAAGGGCGAGAGCATCCGCGCGTTCCCGCTGAGCAACTGGACCGAGCTGGACGTCTGGCAGTACATCCACCTGGAAAACATCCCGATCGTGCCGCTCTACTTCGCCGACGTGCGCCCGGTCGTCGAGCGCGACGGCACGCTCATCATGGTGGACGACGACCGCATGCGGCTGCGCCCCGGCGAGGTGCCGATGATGAAGCGCGTGCGGTTCCGCACCCTGGGGTGCTACCCGCTCACCGGGGCCATCGAGAGCACCGCGACGACCCTCCCGGGGATCATCGAGGAGATGCTGTTGGCCCGGAACTCCGAGCGCCAGGGCCGCATGATCGACCACGACGAGTCGGGCTCGATGGAGCAGAAGAAGCGCGAGGGGTATTTCTAA
- the cysN gene encoding sulfate adenylyltransferase subunit CysN yields MQAVDLSQEDIHAYLARHQKKELLRFLTCGSVDDGKSTLIGRLLHDTKMIYEDQLAAVKRDSEKVGTTGAGEIDLALLTDGLKAEREQGITIDVAYRYFSTDRRKFIIADTPGHEQYTRNMATGASTCQLAIILIDARHGVQTQTRRHSFIVSLLGIRHVVVAINKMDLVGHAQEVFERIKEDYTGFVAKLGLPDITFIPMSALKGDNVASKSEAMPWYHGPALLDHLETVHIASDRNLTDLRFPVQYVVRPNLDFRGFAGTVASGILRKGDEVMALPSGKRSRVRSIVTYDGELDEAFAPQAVTVTLTDEVDVSRGDMLVRPDGPPHVSAQIEAMVVWMSEQPFVPGRTYTLKHTTRQVSAEVAAFRYGVDVNTLEHRAIARLGLNEVAHVQLSLTQPLACDPYRTNAATGAFILIDRLTNNTVGAGMILETGSGRAPGDVWGAEPTARLKLRESLVAPAEREQRFKQVPVTVLLVGLTGSGKSRIAYGLERRLWDEGRAVTVLYGQNMRQGLNRDLGFTADDRSENLRRSAEVAKLMNDAGVITIAAFVAPHDAVREKAKQLIGRDRVLEVYCTAPMEVLRARDQSGAYRLADEGKIAQMPGVTAAFEEPKAPDLVLQTDQTNVEESVERIIALMKAKGYLR; encoded by the coding sequence ATGCAAGCTGTTGACCTGAGTCAGGAAGACATTCACGCCTACCTCGCCCGCCACCAGAAGAAAGAGCTGCTGCGGTTCCTCACGTGTGGCAGCGTCGACGACGGCAAGAGCACGCTCATCGGCCGGCTCCTGCACGACACCAAGATGATCTACGAGGACCAGCTCGCCGCCGTGAAGCGCGACAGCGAGAAAGTGGGCACCACCGGGGCCGGCGAGATCGACCTCGCGCTGCTCACCGACGGCCTCAAGGCCGAGCGCGAGCAGGGCATCACCATCGACGTCGCGTACCGGTACTTCTCGACCGACCGGCGCAAGTTCATCATCGCCGACACGCCCGGCCACGAGCAGTACACGCGCAACATGGCCACCGGCGCCTCGACGTGCCAGCTCGCCATTATCCTCATCGACGCGCGCCACGGCGTGCAGACCCAGACGCGCCGGCACTCGTTCATCGTGTCGCTCCTGGGCATCCGGCACGTCGTCGTCGCGATCAACAAGATGGACCTCGTCGGGCACGCGCAGGAGGTCTTCGAGCGCATCAAAGAGGACTACACCGGGTTCGTCGCCAAGCTCGGGCTGCCGGACATCACGTTCATCCCGATGTCCGCGCTGAAGGGCGACAACGTCGCGTCCAAGAGCGAGGCGATGCCGTGGTACCACGGCCCGGCGCTGCTCGACCACCTGGAAACGGTCCACATCGCCAGCGACCGCAACCTGACCGACCTGCGGTTCCCGGTGCAGTACGTCGTGCGCCCGAACCTCGATTTCCGCGGGTTCGCCGGAACGGTGGCGTCCGGGATCTTGCGCAAGGGCGACGAGGTGATGGCGCTGCCGTCGGGCAAGCGCAGCCGGGTGAGGTCGATCGTGACCTACGACGGCGAACTGGACGAGGCGTTCGCGCCGCAGGCCGTGACCGTCACGCTGACCGACGAGGTGGACGTCAGCCGCGGCGACATGCTGGTGCGGCCCGACGGCCCGCCGCACGTCAGCGCCCAGATCGAGGCGATGGTGGTGTGGATGTCCGAGCAGCCGTTCGTGCCCGGCCGGACGTACACGCTCAAACACACCACGCGGCAGGTGTCGGCCGAGGTCGCGGCGTTCCGCTACGGCGTCGACGTGAACACCCTGGAGCACCGGGCCATCGCGCGGCTCGGGCTGAACGAGGTCGCGCACGTCCAGCTCAGCCTGACGCAGCCGCTCGCGTGCGACCCGTACCGCACCAACGCCGCGACCGGGGCGTTCATCCTGATCGACCGGCTGACGAACAACACGGTCGGCGCCGGTATGATCCTGGAAACCGGCAGCGGCCGGGCGCCGGGCGACGTGTGGGGCGCGGAGCCGACGGCCCGTCTCAAACTGCGCGAGAGCCTCGTCGCGCCGGCCGAGCGCGAGCAGCGCTTCAAACAGGTGCCGGTGACGGTGCTGCTGGTCGGGCTGACCGGGAGCGGCAAGAGCCGGATCGCCTACGGCCTGGAGCGCCGGCTGTGGGACGAGGGCCGGGCGGTGACGGTGCTGTACGGTCAGAACATGCGCCAGGGGCTGAACCGCGACCTCGGGTTCACGGCGGACGACCGCTCGGAGAACCTGCGGCGCTCGGCCGAGGTCGCGAAGCTGATGAACGACGCGGGGGTCATCACGATCGCGGCGTTCGTGGCCCCGCACGACGCGGTGCGCGAGAAGGCGAAGCAGTTGATCGGCCGGGACCGCGTGCTGGAGGTGTACTGCACGGCCCCGATGGAGGTGCTGCGTGCGCGCGACCAGAGCGGCGCGTACCGGCTCGCCGACGAGGGCAAGATCGCGCAGATGCCGGGCGTGACGGCGGCCTTCGAGGAGCCGAAGGCGCCCGATCTCGTGCTGCAAACCGACCAGACCAACGTCGAGGAGAGCGTCGAGCGCATCATCGCGCTGATGAAGGCAAAGGGGTATTTGCGATAA
- a CDS encoding patatin-like phospholipase family protein — MALPLVFALVGCQSPSGGPTPTSVGIPPAELIDPNGYGDSPSLPVDRDMFRVGERIRVAQRPAALPTRKTCLALSGGGAFGAYQAGLLVGWSETGTRPAFDAVTGVSTGALVAVLAFLGPDYDSEMRRVYTSLRTEDIYTRRRGVRTLWSDALADNAPLARQIDRVLTPETVTRLASEHQKGRRLYIGTTDLEGRRPVVWDLGAIAARGEPGSRELIAKLLLASAAIPAFFPPVEVPVDVDGQRLTERHVDGGVTQNVFFRPPQVPRDLRLRPPAEFLYGSDMYVIVAGKLFADAEVVQPRVLKVAAGSVSTLIYAETRAELTKLYMTAMISGMNYHLAAIPAEFPASSSSTEFNPSEMTRMFEEGRRQILAGTAWRASPPGTADSETMVQRAGTRLTRTPSAAPTDR; from the coding sequence GTGGCACTTCCGCTCGTTTTCGCTCTTGTCGGTTGCCAGTCTCCGTCCGGTGGTCCCACACCCACGAGCGTCGGAATCCCGCCGGCCGAACTGATCGACCCCAACGGGTACGGCGACAGCCCTTCCCTGCCCGTGGACCGCGACATGTTTCGCGTGGGTGAGCGCATCCGCGTGGCCCAGCGCCCGGCGGCACTGCCAACGCGCAAGACCTGCCTAGCCCTGTCCGGTGGCGGAGCATTCGGAGCGTATCAGGCGGGATTACTGGTTGGGTGGAGCGAGACCGGCACGCGCCCCGCGTTCGATGCGGTGACGGGCGTGAGCACCGGCGCGCTGGTCGCGGTCCTGGCGTTCCTGGGGCCGGATTACGACAGCGAAATGCGCCGCGTGTACACGAGCCTCCGCACCGAGGACATTTACACCCGCCGCCGCGGAGTACGAACGCTCTGGTCCGACGCCCTCGCCGATAACGCGCCGCTGGCCCGGCAAATCGACCGCGTGCTCACGCCGGAAACGGTAACGCGACTGGCGAGCGAGCACCAGAAGGGGCGCCGGCTCTACATCGGCACGACCGACCTTGAGGGGCGCCGGCCCGTGGTGTGGGATTTGGGGGCCATTGCCGCGCGCGGAGAACCGGGGAGCCGGGAACTGATCGCCAAACTCCTACTCGCGTCGGCCGCGATTCCCGCGTTCTTTCCGCCGGTTGAAGTTCCGGTGGATGTGGACGGCCAGCGCTTGACCGAGCGCCACGTGGACGGCGGGGTAACGCAGAACGTGTTCTTCCGCCCGCCGCAAGTGCCGCGCGACCTGCGACTCCGCCCACCGGCCGAGTTCCTCTACGGGTCCGATATGTACGTGATCGTGGCCGGGAAACTGTTCGCCGACGCGGAAGTAGTTCAACCGCGGGTGCTGAAGGTCGCGGCCGGGAGTGTGTCGACCTTGATCTACGCCGAAACGCGGGCTGAACTAACCAAGCTGTACATGACGGCCATGATATCCGGGATGAACTACCACCTGGCGGCCATCCCCGCCGAGTTCCCCGCGTCCTCGTCGAGCACCGAGTTCAATCCGTCCGAGATGACGCGGATGTTCGAGGAGGGGCGCCGGCAGATCCTCGCGGGCACCGCGTGGCGCGCGAGTCCGCCCGGAACGGCTGATAGTGAGACGATGGTCCAGCGCGCCGGCACGCGATTGACTCGCACACCGAGCGCGGCCCCCACGGACCGATAG
- the arfB gene encoding alternative ribosome rescue aminoacyl-tRNA hydrolase ArfB, which produces MLQITETIAIADDDLEWSFARAGGPGGQNVNKVASKAVLRWLAAATTVVVPSLALARMKTMFPSRFTTEGDVVIQSQKYRDQERNKEDCLLKLTEMVRAALVEPVVRKKTKVSKGAKKRRVADKRRNSDKKQSRRVSGGDD; this is translated from the coding sequence ATGCTTCAGATCACCGAAACTATTGCGATCGCGGACGACGACTTGGAGTGGAGCTTCGCGCGCGCCGGCGGACCGGGCGGGCAGAACGTGAACAAGGTCGCGTCCAAGGCGGTGCTGCGGTGGCTGGCCGCGGCCACGACTGTCGTGGTCCCATCGCTCGCGCTCGCGCGAATGAAGACGATGTTCCCGAGCCGGTTCACGACCGAGGGTGACGTGGTCATTCAGTCGCAGAAGTACCGGGACCAGGAGCGGAACAAGGAAGACTGCCTGCTGAAGCTAACAGAGATGGTGCGCGCCGCGCTGGTGGAACCGGTCGTGCGCAAAAAGACGAAGGTCTCGAAGGGCGCGAAGAAGCGCCGGGTGGCCGACAAGCGCCGGAACTCGGACAAGAAGCAGTCGCGCCGCGTGAGTGGGGGCGACGATTGA
- a CDS encoding HEAT repeat domain-containing protein, with protein sequence MDAWAPVSVTFAVSNWLIDPDQVRSSTLLFLTLIGIGLLAGALYFVGIIDWLLWLVGALIRGGTRTGFRVWEQCLSWASWPLFLAVQLVLLTSGALVAEALPGLTVMCALAPLAMGLAACLAYMFIDVERYEVARGYKALHNPLKGQKLAAELARYGHQVEVPLLGSAAVGMIGGFALLNFGLFEMFGTKWYSSPAPDPIYSDFIASALVHLLSVVDLLNLADTHHLARVVVARPAAAPASTLLTLFKSFFTLVLLQQIFASVRNGRLLTETVADFWSPHEPIHERARSALPQYGAVALGPLLLSLRATDTLTREQRDQLPHVLATIGPVAVPSLIAHLDDPNEHVRAVAISTLGRLRAAAGLPQMIARAQDSSDLVRLSLAQALGEIVSTTTPTLPRARRRRGEWRVWRVLAVRRWNTPPHGDPVALVVPALRAALRDSAASVRAAATASLGQLGPAHAAEVTPDLLGLLADTDETVRERATEALGRLGASDSASVAALTGLLQDPSPAIRIAAARALGSLRAAACDAVSHLVPLLQDRDEAVRTAAAEAVSKIGTLCEAATSTLAEALTSADNVVRARTAEALGTIGGAAAEVAPVLVEAVADENDRVRAKAVEALGKIGEAAAEVAVPRLVHALRDPDNWVSALAAEALGEMGAAADEAVPALMRSLKHPNTQVRTNAAEALGKLGAVARPAVSALERAATDEDGGVRARAVRALGEVGTPTPVTTNTVRTALADPDPHTRAAAVDAFGAWGQASDEVQNDLLALLDDANDEVKVRVVRVLPRLVQGTPAVIEALDHRLTADDSDWVRAEAARALGQFGAAATPAGPALLRAAQTGEAGLREEAMRALVVAQPPEAATAFTTGLRDAEPSVRKLASAGWRKAAEIPEEAVPVLIEALHDPEVQVRANAAHAISRLDPVPAEAVPLLAECALAPDAGLRLNAALALQAAPGQAAADALHPLLDDPNPRLRLIAARRLFTDDPADATTATAVAEALVAPASSVRQAAFDLIESIHPAAPATLKVLRDRTATETDSDVTQLLNEAIARLEPLVASEPQPPEGTASAEVDVPVIPAVG encoded by the coding sequence ATGGACGCTTGGGCGCCCGTCTCCGTCACCTTCGCGGTATCGAACTGGCTGATCGATCCCGATCAGGTGCGCTCGTCGACGCTCCTGTTCCTGACCCTCATCGGGATCGGCCTGCTGGCCGGCGCACTGTATTTTGTTGGCATAATTGACTGGCTATTGTGGCTCGTGGGGGCACTGATCCGCGGGGGCACGCGGACCGGGTTCCGAGTGTGGGAACAGTGCCTCTCGTGGGCCTCGTGGCCGCTGTTCCTCGCCGTGCAACTCGTGCTGCTCACCTCCGGCGCGCTCGTCGCCGAGGCGCTCCCGGGGCTGACCGTCATGTGCGCCCTCGCGCCGCTGGCAATGGGGCTGGCGGCCTGCCTCGCGTACATGTTTATCGATGTCGAACGGTACGAAGTGGCGCGCGGGTACAAGGCGCTTCACAACCCGCTCAAGGGGCAGAAGCTCGCGGCGGAACTCGCGCGCTACGGCCACCAGGTCGAAGTCCCGCTCCTCGGATCCGCGGCCGTCGGGATGATCGGCGGGTTCGCGCTGCTGAATTTCGGCCTGTTCGAGATGTTCGGAACCAAGTGGTACAGTTCGCCCGCGCCCGATCCGATCTATTCGGACTTCATCGCGTCGGCGCTGGTTCACCTGCTGAGTGTGGTCGATTTGCTGAATTTAGCTGATACGCACCACCTCGCACGGGTCGTGGTTGCCCGGCCCGCCGCGGCCCCAGCCAGCACGCTGCTGACGCTTTTCAAATCGTTCTTCACGCTCGTTCTGCTCCAGCAGATTTTCGCCTCGGTGCGGAACGGCCGGCTGCTGACCGAAACGGTGGCCGACTTCTGGAGCCCGCACGAACCGATCCACGAGCGCGCCCGGTCCGCGCTCCCACAATATGGGGCCGTCGCACTCGGTCCGCTGCTCCTGTCGCTCCGGGCCACCGATACTCTGACGCGCGAGCAGCGCGACCAACTCCCACACGTGCTCGCGACCATCGGCCCGGTCGCGGTGCCGAGCCTCATCGCACACCTCGACGACCCGAACGAGCACGTCCGCGCGGTCGCAATCTCTACACTCGGGCGACTGCGAGCGGCCGCGGGCCTTCCACAAATGATCGCCCGCGCCCAGGATTCGAGCGACTTGGTGCGATTGAGCCTGGCACAGGCACTGGGCGAAATCGTGAGCACCACAACCCCCACCCTGCCCCGCGCCCGCCGGCGACGCGGAGAATGGCGCGTGTGGCGCGTGCTCGCGGTTCGGCGCTGGAACACGCCGCCCCACGGTGATCCGGTCGCGCTGGTCGTGCCCGCACTCCGCGCCGCGCTCCGGGATTCCGCGGCCTCGGTCCGGGCCGCCGCGACCGCATCGCTCGGGCAGTTGGGGCCGGCGCATGCCGCAGAAGTAACGCCAGATCTTTTAGGGCTACTCGCGGACACCGACGAAACTGTGCGCGAGCGCGCGACGGAGGCACTCGGTCGACTGGGTGCCAGCGATTCCGCTTCGGTTGCAGCGCTGACGGGGTTGCTCCAAGACCCCAGCCCCGCGATCCGCATCGCCGCAGCCCGCGCTCTCGGGTCGCTGCGTGCAGCAGCCTGCGATGCCGTTTCGCACCTCGTTCCGCTGCTTCAAGATCGCGACGAAGCGGTTCGCACGGCCGCAGCCGAAGCCGTGAGCAAGATCGGCACGCTGTGCGAGGCCGCGACCAGCACGCTCGCGGAGGCGCTCACGAGCGCGGACAACGTTGTGCGTGCGCGGACCGCAGAGGCACTCGGAACCATCGGCGGTGCGGCCGCGGAAGTCGCCCCTGTATTGGTCGAAGCGGTGGCCGACGAAAACGACCGCGTGCGCGCGAAGGCCGTGGAAGCACTCGGAAAGATCGGCGAGGCGGCGGCTGAAGTCGCGGTCCCGCGATTGGTACACGCGCTCCGCGATCCGGACAACTGGGTGAGCGCACTCGCAGCCGAAGCGCTCGGCGAGATGGGCGCTGCGGCCGATGAAGCGGTCCCGGCCCTCATGCGGTCACTCAAGCACCCGAACACCCAGGTTCGCACGAACGCGGCCGAGGCACTGGGCAAACTGGGGGCGGTCGCGCGGCCCGCGGTTTCCGCTCTCGAACGCGCGGCTACCGACGAAGACGGCGGGGTTCGCGCGCGGGCCGTTCGTGCGCTGGGTGAAGTTGGCACACCGACACCAGTGACCACGAACACGGTGCGAACCGCGCTCGCCGATCCGGACCCGCACACTCGCGCGGCCGCGGTCGATGCGTTCGGCGCCTGGGGGCAAGCGAGCGACGAGGTTCAGAACGATCTGCTCGCGCTTCTCGACGACGCGAACGATGAGGTGAAAGTGCGAGTCGTGCGCGTGCTACCGCGTCTGGTTCAGGGCACGCCGGCCGTGATCGAGGCACTAGACCACCGACTCACGGCCGACGACAGCGATTGGGTTCGAGCTGAAGCCGCTCGCGCGCTGGGGCAGTTCGGCGCGGCTGCAACTCCGGCAGGACCGGCGCTCCTTCGGGCCGCTCAAACAGGCGAAGCCGGGCTACGCGAAGAGGCGATGCGGGCACTGGTGGTGGCCCAACCGCCCGAAGCCGCGACCGCGTTCACGACCGGGCTGCGCGACGCCGAACCGAGTGTGCGCAAACTGGCTTCGGCTGGCTGGCGGAAGGCAGCGGAGATTCCGGAAGAAGCCGTTCCGGTTTTGATCGAAGCGCTTCACGATCCCGAGGTCCAGGTGCGGGCGAACGCGGCGCACGCGATCAGCCGACTGGACCCGGTGCCGGCCGAAGCGGTCCCGCTGCTCGCCGAGTGCGCGCTCGCACCCGATGCCGGTCTGCGCCTCAACGCAGCTCTAGCACTCCAGGCGGCTCCGGGCCAAGCCGCGGCCGACGCGCTTCACCCGCTCCTCGACGACCCCAACCCGCGGTTGCGGTTGATCGCCGCGCGCCGGCTGTTCACCGATGATCCGGCCGACGCGACCACTGCCACCGCCGTGGCCGAAGCGCTCGTAGCCCCGGCTTCCAGTGTCCGCCAAGCGGCCTTCGATCTGATCGAATCCATTCACCCGGCCGCTCCCGCGACGCTCAAAGTGCTCCGCGACCGCACCGCGACCGAAACCGATTCCGACGTGACGCAACTGCTCAACGAAGCGATCGCGCGACTGGAGCCACTCGTCGCTAGTGAACCTCAACCACCCGAAGGAACCGCCAGCGCCGAAGTCGATGTGCCCGTGATCCCTGCTGTAGGGTGA
- a CDS encoding DUF2934 domain-containing protein, with product MPRLSNTPQAQPTQAARTFRLVGGRVTPQGTTPPTPARAATPKPAPSVDQIRQLAYHKWEAAGSPPGDGVAFWLAAERELAEH from the coding sequence ATGCCCCGCCTCAGCAACACCCCTCAAGCGCAGCCGACTCAAGCGGCCCGCACGTTCCGACTCGTCGGTGGGCGCGTGACGCCTCAAGGCACGACGCCTCCGACACCGGCTCGAGCAGCAACGCCGAAACCGGCGCCGAGTGTCGATCAGATCCGGCAGCTCGCGTACCACAAATGGGAAGCCGCCGGGTCACCGCCGGGTGATGGCGTCGCGTTCTGGCTCGCGGCCGAACGCGAACTCGCCGAGCACTAG